The segment ACAAAGCTTTGATTTAAACAGTATTGACACATCACATGTCGGTGCACAGGGGCAAGCATTGCAGCCAGTGCTTGGCATTACAACAGTGTCTTTACTTCCACAGACGGAGATGATGGAGAAAACTCAGcagggaaaaagaagaagaagaaaaagaagaagaaaggacgTGAGTTGGCCGCATCTCATTTGTTTGGGCTGCAAGACAGTGTGGTGAAGTATAGGCTGGAGTTAATGCAGTGTAGCTGCATGGACTGTGACGACTGAGTGGAGTGCAGGGCAGCGTGTGATGGACGTCCCATTGAGGGCGTGgtgtttattttgttctgtAGGGAGCAGAGTACTGGCTCTCTGCCACATTGCTGTATAACCCTGCAGACATTTACCCTCCCCATTTTTTATCTCCCAGTTAAAAGGAGCAAATTGCCCTCACTTCAAACCCTCACAACAAGATTGCCTGAatgatgtttgatgtttttttcttttttttcccctcagccaAAACTCAGACTGACCCCCCATCTGTGCCCATCTGTGATTTATACCCAAATGGAGTGTTCCCCATCGGACAGGAGTGTGAATACCCCACCTTACAGGATGGGTAAGAAGTGCACATgagcatacacactcacacacacaccgagtgcACCTGCTCTGGTggtgtttcattttgatgctgCTGTACCTGTATGTGACCAACCTATTTCCCCAGCATTATGTTACAGCAGCTAAGACTTTCAtcagccacacacagacacaacaacagTTTCAACACCTCTAAATCTGAATTGAAGACTTCAAAAGCTGTATTTAACTTTTAAGCCCCTGAGTTTGATTAGTGTAATTTAAGATCATTTCATCAGACTTCATCCAGGACCTGCTGACACCCTACACATGCTACATCATGATTTTAATGCAGGCTTGCCTGTGCCAATGACATGTGgcaacacatctctctctcctaagTGTCTCACTGAACTGTGTGTGGTTCCTGGCGCGTTTTGTTTTTCCAGGGAGAAGTTCACCTGTGTTCTGATAGGGCTCCATTTCAGTTGGGAAACTGGTTTTACATTTCACTCTAATTGGTattaaaaaagtcttaaagtccTAAATTTATCTTGATTAAACTTGCAGACGCCCTGAGTGTGCTGCTGTCACTCAGTCccctgaatttgaatttgaacaaaTTTCACCTACAGGTGGACTGTGTTCAAACAGATTCAGATTTGCATGCAAGTAAAATTCATAGCGATAACCTTGCAGCTATAGCTTACCAGCTGCTTGGATAAACCGGCTGAACCAGATTGTCGTGCTTCAGTCCAGGCTAACTCACTGGCCTCGGTCAGGTGATAGGCCAGCAGATGAGTCTTGATTTTAGTTGTCACGTTGCGGGAGGAGTTTGGTAGCGGCAATCTTGCCTCGAGGCCAGTTGCCCTTAATGAAAAGAGTGGGCTGTGTGTTACTTTGTGTGAACCCCTGTGTCCGCCTCCCAGTCGCAGCGCGGCGTGGCGTACGAGCAGCGACGAGAAGCGGGTGCTGGATAAAGCCAACGAGGAGGTGTGGAGCGACTTCAGACAGGCGGCCGAGGCCCACAGACAGGTCCGCCAGCACGTCCGCAGCTTCATGAAACCCGGCATGACCATGATCGAAATCTGGTGAGGCTTCCGTTATCATGGTAATCCACTTCTTCATCGTGGTCGTCatccttttctctgtgtgtgtgtgtgtttatatgggAGAGAGAATAAGTCAGAAAGCGGGACACAGTAGTTCCATCTCGGTTCTAATGCCTGGCTGATATTGTtatataataatagtagtagtagtacttgatTAATCCCACTTTGGGAAATTTCTTTATaaagtgaagtgtgtgtttgacctAGAATGTAATGGACCTGAATGCTGCAGCATTTAACCTCACTATTTCCCGTTggattttcagttttctttccttcattctgtttgtctcctctccctgcctAGCGAGCGGTTGGAGGACTGTTCTCGGAAGCTGATCAAGGAGAACGGACTGAACGCCGGCCTGGCCTTCCCCACCGGCTGCTCTCTGAACCACTGTGCAGCCCACTACACCCCCAACGCCGGAGACCCCACCGTCCTGCAGTACGACGACGTCTGCAAGATCGACTTCGGCACGCACATCAACGGTACGGCACggacacacacctacatgtCAAGCGTTAGGGCGTGTCCTGGCAGCTTGCAAAAAGCCTCAGAACACATcaactcatcatcatcatcatcacactccaccagccagtcaatCCTAAAAGATGTTCTGCTCTCCATGGATGTCTGTTTTCAGGGCGAATCATTGACTGTGCCTTCACTGTCACCTTTAACCCAAAGTATGACAAGCTGCTGGAGGCTGTGAGAGATGCCACCAATACTGGAATCAAAGTATGacattgagacacacacacacacacacacgcactccaAGTCGCTCTGATGTGGTTGATCTGTAAAGTGCCTGAAGCTCATGCTCTCTTCTTGATGCAGAACGCTGGAATCGATGTGCGTCTGTGTGACGTTGGAGAGGCAATCCAGGAAGTGATGGAGTCCTATGAGGTTGAGCTTGACGGCAAAACATACCAAGGTACTTTTCTTAGCTACACACACTGGACCTACAGCCTTGATCACAGATATGTATAGGTGATGGGTGGGCGTacagattttgttttgtgatatgTCAGGAATGTGCCTATAGAAGAGCAGTCTAACTTTTTCCACAGACCCTGTGTTTTACAACTCTACTGTAGCTCAGTTTTTCACTGTGATCCCAACCACAGTTCCCATAGAGAATAGAGCGCCTATTGTACAGTGGCTCCAACAGGGGGGAGCAAGTGGAATCCTGGGATCTAAGACCAAAATGTTGCGTAACTTGGCATccaaaaacaccaaaatggAAGATACCAGAAACCAGAATTTGTTTAATACTAACATCTAAGTCCCACTCTATATCGGCAGTATGGCCACTCTGTTGAAAAACCCCAGTTTCCCCACAACTGACTTTGTTTATTTGGATGTATTGGGTTGCATGACATCTTTCACTCTGACATCAgttgtctgagcttttgatgCAAGGACCTGACAGTATGTGGCATGTAGTATGTAAACATATTTTAAGGCTGTTTAaggtgtgtttgcatttgtagtGTTTGCCATGTACAATCAGTTATTTTAGTCATTCATATCAATTCATACAGCTGGTAACAGGAAATGTCTCACTGCCTGTTCATTTATGAAACTTGCTCACTCTGTTCCAGTGAAGCCAATCCGAAACCTGAACGGTCATTCAATCGGCCAGTACAGGATACACGCTGGCAAGACTGTGCCCATTGTTAAAGGAGGAGAGGCAACGAGAATGGAGGTGGGTTAATGACTAACACTGGCTCATTTGTACACTATATAGATTAAAGAGCTCACTGAAGAGTATTGACTGTTAATTGATTGTTGGGAGCCTTGCATCTGACCCAGTGTTGTTCCCCTGCAGGAGGGTGAGGTATACGCCATCGAGACGTTTGGCAGCACAGGGAAGGGTGTGGTGCACGATGACATGGAGTGCTCTCACTACATGAAGAACTTCGACATCGGCCACGTCCCCATCAGGTAAGAGAGCGTGTGCCTTTAGCAGTCAACTAATTCTCCAgcggacctccaagatggctgACAGAACTGTTCACCATTCCACACTGTGAATATTTAAACTGTGGTCCGGGCAGCGCTCTGCTGTAACTCACTGACGCTGACTTATCTCCTGTCCAGGCTGCCCAGGGCAAAGCACCTGCTGAACGTGATCAACGAGAACTTCAGCACGCTGGCTTTCTGCCGCCGCTGGCTGGACCGCCTGGGCGAGAGCAAGTACCTGATGGCCCTGAAGAACCTGTGCGACCTGGGCATCGTGGACCCCTACCCCCCCCTCTGTGACTCCAAGGGCTGCTACACCGCTCAGTTCGAGCACACCATCCTGCTCAGGCCCACCTGCAAGGAGGTGGTGAGCCGGGGTGACGACTACTGAGACCCCACCGCcactaccccccacccccgccaccACACAGCACCTCCAAACCCGACTCCTTTGCCAGAGAATAAACCCCACACAAACATGGCCTGCACTCTCTGAAACAGCAAAGAGCTTCTAAAACAGGATCTGGTTGTCTCATTACCTTTGTCAAAGAGCAGCAGTGAGAGATGCCAAATGCCACTGTACACTACCCACAATGCATTTTAAGCACCACTTACAGCTAGCAAAGAAGAGGGACTGGCTTTCTTGGCAGGGGCTGAATTTTGTATCATTTATTCTTCAGGTGACAACCACAGCTAAATAAATTGTAAACAAGACAAGGTTCTGCTGGAAGAAGCGTTGCAGTATGCTTTTATTCAGCGCTGACACTGTGGTGTGTCCCGCCAGTCTCCTGCGGACCTCATTTTACATAATATTAAAAGTTAACTGTTAAACAGTTACATTTATTTAAGTTGCCGCTGCATTTATTGCAACCCCAGTATTCAAACAGATGGTGCAAGTAAGAAATCCTTTCATATCtccctttggtcatttttttgcaGCCAAATTTCTATGGCACCACTCTGAGCCTTCAGTACCCAGTGCTGTTAGTCGAGCACAAATACTGCTGGGTTTAAGAAGTGGTCAGGCCAATGAACGGTCAGAAATCTCTGAAAGCATAAAATTCCTCCCACTTCAGCTTGGGGTGttgtaataataatgtcatCTTTATACAGACACCATGCATCTTCAGCTGTATGTTTGGCTTCTATCGCTACAGGAGGGATTCTGCACTCTGGCCCTCCAGTCATTGTTTCTTTGATATTTGTAAAATATCTTTGAAATGGCTGCCGCCACTGTATGTTCCCAATGAAATGCTTCATTTTGAACTccctgaaaatgtttttgtaagaaaaaatgattaaaatactTTTGCTCTCATTATGGGCTTCCCTCCTCTGATGTTTCTTGGATCATAGTATGAGAAATGCATCCTCTCAAGGTATTTCAATAAACAGCTAGCCATCAACAATAACACACTAGTTTCAGTGATCAAAAATAACTATCAGTACCCATTTGACTACCTCAAAATAGTTCCTTCTCCAAACCTACAGTTTTTGTTTGGACTTAATAACATTTCTTTGTGCTGGTTCACAACTCGCTGTCAAAGTGACTGGAGCTTCCTACAAGGAACGAGAAAATGCAAAGACACAAGCATAATTTTcttagaaaaatgaaaaaatattctcattttTATTGAGGTAATTTTCTCTAGAAAAAATTGAGGTAACAATTTGCATAGTATAACTTCCATatccactttacacacacacatccaaggaGGAGTAATCAAACGCCAACATACAATGTGTCACAATGTCTGACattgaaggaaaaacaaaagatgaaatgtgctttgaattcCCCTCTGCTAGACAAATCAGAAGGAACAAGGTTGAGGTGGAGAACATTACACTTCTCTCCAGTATGGAGATAATcacatacacatgtatacacTGCAGAAATCCTGTTGAATCTGTCTGGCTAATTTACTTGAGAGGGATACAGAATCAAatacagtatgcacacatacagtacacacaacgACGTGCTGGTGGACAAAGTCGCACATTTAGTCCTGTCCAAACTGCTGGTGTTGTTGAACAATCAAGAGGGTGAAAGAATCAGCTGCTATATAAAACTTCTTAAAAACTGTCAGTGGCCTCTTATCTAAAACATAGAACCTCTGAAAAGGATTGtataaaaatacattcatattCTAAATGCTGGCCTGGGTGGGATTGCAGCTGTGCAGATACCACTTTGCTGAATCGATATGAACTATTTTCCTAGGAAAGGAACTATAAAAATAGATTTGCTTTTTCAACAAAAGGGCACTTTTCTAGAACACTAGTATCTGTTGGGGATAACTTCAGACTCTGACTGAAGACAATTTACATTCTGAAGCAGAGAGGTGGCAGCATTTAGCCAAAAACATCCCTTTGGAGACTTATAGAAACATTTGTTTTCCTCCACcagtcaaagaaaaaaaaaaaacacccagcaAATGTTGAACCATTTTGGAAAAGCTGAGAGAATCCAAACACTTCCCCCATGCTTTGGCTTGAGGTACGCCAATCACAATGTGTTTCCTGACAGACCTGGAAGTGCTTTAGAGTAACAAACTACACCGCCTTCCTGCTTATGTATAGATTTTAACTTTTGCACCAACATTGGGTCTGAGCAGAAACAACATTGACAACCTGTTCTGTAGACGTTAGTGCATTTCTGGCAGGACTGGATAAGGACGAGGACCATGATGACGTAAACATAAGCCAAACAGGGCAAAGTATAGCCATCTTGTTGATATCTATCCAAGCTTTAGCCATCTACACACAAATGTCTAGG is part of the Centroberyx gerrardi isolate f3 chromosome 24, fCenGer3.hap1.cur.20231027, whole genome shotgun sequence genome and harbors:
- the metap2a gene encoding methionine aminopeptidase 2, yielding MADVVAEQVADQKPDLDQNLNGETEEKEEADPAEETAKKKKKKKKKSKSATPGAEAEGNGVAEVTKQLEKQAIEDKEKEEDGEEDGDDGENSAGKKKKKKKKKKGPKTQTDPPSVPICDLYPNGVFPIGQECEYPTLQDGRSAAWRTSSDEKRVLDKANEEVWSDFRQAAEAHRQVRQHVRSFMKPGMTMIEICERLEDCSRKLIKENGLNAGLAFPTGCSLNHCAAHYTPNAGDPTVLQYDDVCKIDFGTHINGRIIDCAFTVTFNPKYDKLLEAVRDATNTGIKNAGIDVRLCDVGEAIQEVMESYEVELDGKTYQVKPIRNLNGHSIGQYRIHAGKTVPIVKGGEATRMEEGEVYAIETFGSTGKGVVHDDMECSHYMKNFDIGHVPIRLPRAKHLLNVINENFSTLAFCRRWLDRLGESKYLMALKNLCDLGIVDPYPPLCDSKGCYTAQFEHTILLRPTCKEVVSRGDDY